The genomic DNA CGCCTTGGCGTCGTCGCTGTCCCAGGCGGCCGGCCCGTTCATCGAGCCGATCAGGCAGCCCTTGTCGTCGAGCAGCAGGGTTGCCGGCAGGCCGAAGGCCAGGCCTTCCTTCTTCATGTTGTTGAACACGCCCATCGAGGCGTCGCGATAATAGCCAAGCTCATGCACGGCCGTCTCGTCGAGGAAAGCCTTCGGCTTCTCGTCGTCGCCGACGTCGATGTTGATCGCCACCACTTCGAACTTGTCGCTGCCGAGCGACTTCTGCAGGGCGTTCAAGGCCGGCATTTCCTCGCGGCAGGGAACGCACCACGTCGCCCAGAGATTGACGAGCAGCGTCTTGCCGGCAAAGGCCGAGACATTGGTCGGCTTGCCGTCCGGACCGTTGAAGTCGAGCGCGATCGGCCGCGGCGACGACGCCGGCGACATCGCGGCGACCTGCCCCTTCATGAAGGGTGTCAGCGCAGCGACCTTGGCCGAGGTCAGCGGGCAACTGGCGGAGGCCGTTTCGGTTGCCTCACCATTGCCAGACCCGGTCTCCTTCACGTATACCGCTGCCGCACCGACGATCACGCCGAACAGGGCGGCGAGCGCGAACAGTTTCACGGCCGGGGGGGATTTCTTCTGGTCGGGCATTTCATTCTCCAAGGCGGGCATTCTTCATGGCTGACGGCAATTCCGAGACGAAATCCTCCAACCAGATGTGGGGCGGTCGCTTTGCCTCGGGTCCGGACGCGATCATGGAGGAAATAAATGCCTCGATCGGCTTCGACAAGAAGCTCTATGCCCAGGACATCCGCGGCTCAATAGCGCATGCGACGATGCTGGCGCATCAAGGCATCATTTCGGCCGACGACAAAGACAAGATCGTTCACGGCCTGAACACGATCCTGTCAGAGATCGAAAGTGGTGCGTTCGAGTTCTCACGCCGCCTCGAAGACATCCACATGAACATCGAGGCCCGGCTCGCGACCCTGATCGGTCCGGCTGCCGGCCGCCTCCACACCGCCCGCTCGCGCAACGATCAGGTGGCGCTCGACTTCCGCCTCTGGGTCAAGGAAGAGCTGCAGCGCACCGAGAAAGCGCTGACGGCGCTGATCGCCGCCTTCCTCGACCGCGCCGAGGAACATGCCGATACCGTCATGCCCGGCTTCACCCATCTGCAGACCGCGCAGCCCGTCACCTTCGGCCATCACTGCATGGCCTATGTCGAGATGTTCGGCCGCGACCGCTCGCGCGTGCGTCACGCCATCGAGCACATGGACGAGAGCCCGATCGGCGCCGCCGCCCTTGCCGGCACCGGATTCCCGATCGACCGTCACATGACCGCCAAGGCGCTCGGCTTTGCCGGCCCGACCCGCAACTCGATCGACACGGTATCGGACCGCGACTTCGCGCTCGAATTCCTGTCGATGGCCTCGATCACTGCCACGCACCTGTCGCGGCTGGCCGAAGAGATCGTCATCTGGTCGACGCCGCAGTTCGGCTTCATCCGCCTGTCGGATGCATTTTCGACCGGCTCCTCGATCATGCCGCAGAAGAAGAATCCCGACGCCGCTGAACTGGTGCGCGCCAAGACCGGCCGCATCAACGGTTCGTTGATCGCGCTGCTCACGGTCATGAAGGGTCTGCCGCTCGCCTATTCCAAGGACATGCAGGAAGACAAGGAACAGGTCTTCGACTCAGCCGAAAGCCTCGAGCTGGCGATCGCCGCCATGACCGGCATGGTTCGTGACATGACCATCCGTAGCGATCGCATGAAGGCCGCCGCCGGCTCCGGCTATTCGACCGCGACCGACCTTGCCGACTGGTTGGTGCGTGAGGCAGGCCTGCCCTTCCGCGACGCCCACCATGTGACCGGCCGCGCCGTGGCGCTTGCTGAACAGAAGGGCTGCGACCTCGCGGATCTTTCGCTTGCCGACCTGCAGTCGATCCACGCCGACATCACCGAGAAGGTCTTCGATGTCCTGACGGTCGAAGCCTCCGTGGCCAGCCGTACCTCCTTCGGCGGCACGGCGCCCAACGAGGTTCGCAAGCAGATCGCCTGGTGGCGCGCCCGCAACTAAGACATCTGCTCCCAAGCCCGCTGCGGGCGGCTCTTCGCCCGCAGAAACAGGGTGCACAAGTGCCTGAAAAATCGGTAAGACATCGCACCTGCATCAGTTCCCGCGAAGGAAAATCACGATGACATTCACGAAGGCGGCCCGGCTTGCACTTCTGCTGGCGATCCCCGGGCTGGTTCTTGTCGGTTGTGGACGCAAGGGCGACCTCGATCGCCCCGGCTCGACCGCGCCGATCAACACCAAGGCGCCGGCAGGAACTGTCGAGCAGAAGGAAAAAGCAGACGAGCGTTCGTTCCTGCTCGATCCCCTCCTCTAGTAGAAATTACGCAATTCCGAACGGAAGCCGCTTCGCACTTTCCTGGAATTGCTCAAAGTCGAGCTGCGTGACGTGAACCATTTTCAATACCGCGACGGAATTCTCTACGCCGAAGATGTGCCGGTGACCGATATCGCCCGCGCCGTCGGCACACCCTTCTACTGCTACTCGACCGCCACGCTCGAGCGCCACTACACGGTGTTCTCCAAGGCTTTCGCCGATGTGGATGCGATGGTTTGCTATGCGATGAAGGCCAACTCGAACCAGGCGGTACTGAAGACGCTCGGCCGCCTCGGCGCCGGCGTCGACGTGGTCTCTGGCGGTGAGCTGCGCCGGGCGCTGGCGGCCGGCATCCCGGCAAACCGCATCATGTTCTCCGGCGTCGGCAAGACGCCGCTGGAAATGGATCTCGCACTGGAAGCCGGCATCTACTGCTTCAACGTCGAGTCCGAGCCGGAACTCGAGGTCCTGAACCAGCGCGCCGTTCGTGCCGGCAAGCGCGCCCATGTGTCCTTCCGCATCAACCCTGATGTTGACGCGAAGACCCATTCCAAGATTTCCACGGGCAAGAAGGAAAACAAGTTCGGCATTTCCTGGGAGCGCGCCCGTGCGGTCTACGCCCATGCCGCAACGCTGCCCGGCATTGAGGTGACCGGCATCGACATGCATATCGGCAGCCAGATCACCGAACTGCAGCCCTTCGACGACGCCTT from Ensifer adhaerens includes the following:
- the tlpA gene encoding thiol:disulfide interchange protein TlpA, encoding MPDQKKSPPAVKLFALAALFGVIVGAAAVYVKETGSGNGEATETASASCPLTSAKVAALTPFMKGQVAAMSPASSPRPIALDFNGPDGKPTNVSAFAGKTLLVNLWATWCVPCREEMPALNALQKSLGSDKFEVVAINIDVGDDEKPKAFLDETAVHELGYYRDASMGVFNNMKKEGLAFGLPATLLLDDKGCLIGSMNGPAAWDSDDAKALISAALAPAAGS
- the argH gene encoding argininosuccinate lyase, translated to MADGNSETKSSNQMWGGRFASGPDAIMEEINASIGFDKKLYAQDIRGSIAHATMLAHQGIISADDKDKIVHGLNTILSEIESGAFEFSRRLEDIHMNIEARLATLIGPAAGRLHTARSRNDQVALDFRLWVKEELQRTEKALTALIAAFLDRAEEHADTVMPGFTHLQTAQPVTFGHHCMAYVEMFGRDRSRVRHAIEHMDESPIGAAALAGTGFPIDRHMTAKALGFAGPTRNSIDTVSDRDFALEFLSMASITATHLSRLAEEIVIWSTPQFGFIRLSDAFSTGSSIMPQKKNPDAAELVRAKTGRINGSLIALLTVMKGLPLAYSKDMQEDKEQVFDSAESLELAIAAMTGMVRDMTIRSDRMKAAAGSGYSTATDLADWLVREAGLPFRDAHHVTGRAVALAEQKGCDLADLSLADLQSIHADITEKVFDVLTVEASVASRTSFGGTAPNEVRKQIAWWRARN
- the lptM gene encoding LPS translocon maturation chaperone LptM, coding for MTFTKAARLALLLAIPGLVLVGCGRKGDLDRPGSTAPINTKAPAGTVEQKEKADERSFLLDPLL
- the lysA gene encoding diaminopimelate decarboxylase — encoded protein: MNHFQYRDGILYAEDVPVTDIARAVGTPFYCYSTATLERHYTVFSKAFADVDAMVCYAMKANSNQAVLKTLGRLGAGVDVVSGGELRRALAAGIPANRIMFSGVGKTPLEMDLALEAGIYCFNVESEPELEVLNQRAVRAGKRAHVSFRINPDVDAKTHSKISTGKKENKFGISWERARAVYAHAATLPGIEVTGIDMHIGSQITELQPFDDAFKLLRELVDTLRSDGHSIDHVDIGGGLGIPYKDDNNPPPLPDAYAEIVKSQLQSLGCKIVTEPGRLIVGNAGILVTEVIYVKDGGDKTFVIVDGAMNDLIRPTLYEAYHEIRPVRISAANAPRIRADVVGPVCETGDYLALDREMAMPKPGDLFAISSAGAYGAVQASTYNSRLLIPEVLVKGDRFHVVRPRQDYDALIGLDSVPDWLD